The following proteins come from a genomic window of Clostridia bacterium:
- a CDS encoding MFS transporter, whose protein sequence is MDSLDLDLNAKKTHKGSSLNFMLLVIGRIVSGMGNSIFGFAIGLYILDLTGSATAFSITLSVSIIPGVIVNILAGAYVDKHNKKKIIVTTDILSGITVLMFLMVFALNSKSVVLIMIYTFIIGIIQALFSLAINSSIPDFVSKDNVSRANSTFQAINASISIIGPITGALAYKLLGIKIVILLNGVGFIIAGIAETFLIYEFNRLSTGTGGVKSYIEDIKVSLSYLNQNKILKFFFILAAVLNFIYNPLLFIVIPFINYNIIKIDGLQLSLIQSSAAIGIIISAVIIMLNKEASRKLLSRFFTLFMLQALLVLAWGFPEIPFFQGVSKWGITITFCLILILYGAMNTAQNIPVVTYFQLKIPDEIRARVIGVFSSALYITTPLGMWVYGILLERVKWTYITFFSGLLMLGISIIASRNIYYRTFLDQQKESKGEVDIEVKI, encoded by the coding sequence ATGGATAGTTTGGATCTGGATTTAAACGCAAAAAAAACACATAAGGGATCAAGCCTGAATTTTATGCTCCTTGTTATTGGCAGAATAGTATCAGGCATGGGCAATTCAATTTTTGGATTTGCGATAGGGCTTTATATACTGGATCTGACAGGGTCTGCAACTGCTTTCTCAATTACCTTGAGTGTTTCCATAATTCCCGGTGTAATAGTTAATATTTTAGCAGGGGCATATGTAGACAAACATAACAAAAAGAAAATTATTGTTACTACAGATATACTTAGTGGGATCACGGTACTGATGTTCCTTATGGTATTTGCGCTCAACTCCAAGAGTGTAGTCTTAATTATGATATATACGTTTATAATAGGTATAATTCAGGCATTATTTTCACTTGCCATTAATTCTTCCATTCCCGACTTTGTAAGCAAGGATAATGTATCAAGGGCAAATTCGACTTTTCAAGCAATAAACGCTTCTATAAGTATAATTGGGCCGATAACAGGTGCTCTTGCCTATAAATTACTTGGTATAAAAATAGTAATCCTTTTAAACGGTGTAGGCTTCATTATAGCAGGTATTGCAGAAACATTTTTGATTTATGAGTTTAACAGGTTAAGTACGGGCACAGGTGGAGTAAAAAGTTATATTGAAGACATCAAAGTTTCCTTAAGCTATCTTAATCAGAACAAAATATTGAAGTTCTTTTTCATTCTGGCAGCTGTTTTAAATTTCATCTATAATCCGCTGCTTTTTATCGTTATTCCCTTTATTAATTACAACATTATCAAGATAGACGGTCTTCAGCTGTCTTTAATTCAATCTTCTGCGGCGATAGGAATTATAATATCGGCCGTAATTATTATGCTTAATAAAGAGGCAAGCAGAAAATTGCTGAGCAGATTTTTTACTCTTTTTATGTTGCAGGCCTTACTAGTGTTGGCTTGGGGATTCCCAGAAATTCCGTTCTTCCAAGGGGTCAGCAAATGGGGTATTACGATTACATTTTGTTTGATATTGATATTGTATGGAGCTATGAATACAGCTCAAAACATTCCTGTAGTTACTTATTTTCAATTAAAGATACCTGATGAGATAAGAGCCAGAGTAATAGGGGTTTTCTCATCAGCCTTATATATTACTACTCCTCTGGGAATGTGGGTATATGGCATTTTACTTGAAAGAGTGAAGTGGACATATATTACTTTCTTTTCAGGGCTATTGATGCTGGGTATAAGCATTATTGCTTCAAGAAACATATATTACAGAACTTTTTTAGATCAGCAGAAAGAATCGAAAGGGGAGGTTGATATTGAGGTCAAAATCTAA
- a CDS encoding CPBP family intramembrane metalloprotease yields MKKYFSIAGYVIFYLFIVFAFSLGVQKIWFSGILPKAVYERNYDLISFISFVLVLAVFVLVFKLRGKNLIKTCNFSKLSIKNFLQVFAAGILMGVFTCFLCNTSFVVENVPVFEQFLTFQVNGYTSFIIFIPMIAITFAFEEIIFRGTIFNEIRSGVPVYPSILITTAIYGLINTYTMGAAIGLYASIAALLYNLAYVYMRSIFAPIVLQISSIWVIAITIKTGVWYKLRDQGDAFLAIILAVILVLILAIYYFIYMDSRKNGHVENNTIPV; encoded by the coding sequence ATGAAGAAGTATTTTAGTATTGCAGGTTATGTAATATTTTACCTTTTTATCGTTTTTGCATTTTCACTGGGAGTACAGAAAATCTGGTTCAGCGGAATACTTCCGAAAGCAGTTTATGAAAGAAATTATGACCTTATAAGCTTTATAAGCTTTGTTTTGGTTCTTGCAGTATTTGTTTTGGTTTTCAAACTTAGAGGCAAAAACCTGATAAAAACCTGCAACTTTTCTAAATTAAGTATAAAGAACTTCCTGCAAGTGTTTGCAGCAGGTATTCTTATGGGCGTATTCACCTGCTTCCTTTGTAACACAAGCTTTGTTGTTGAGAATGTTCCAGTATTTGAACAGTTCTTAACCTTTCAGGTGAACGGATATACAAGCTTTATCATATTTATTCCAATGATAGCAATAACATTTGCTTTTGAAGAAATAATCTTCAGAGGAACCATATTCAATGAAATACGCAGTGGTGTCCCCGTTTATCCGTCCATATTGATAACAACCGCCATATACGGACTTATAAACACCTACACCATGGGGGCTGCAATAGGACTATATGCTTCTATTGCTGCACTTCTTTATAATCTTGCTTATGTTTATATGAGATCGATTTTTGCTCCTATCGTTCTTCAAATCTCAAGTATATGGGTAATTGCCATAACAATCAAAACTGGAGTGTGGTACAAGCTTAGAGATCAGGGAGATGCATTTTTAGCAATCATTCTTGCTGTAATCTTGGTACTTATATTGGCAATATACTACTTCATTTACATGGATAGCCGTAAAAACGGACATGTAGAAAACAATACAATCCCTGTGTAA
- a CDS encoding serine hydrolase, translating into MRSKSKLLLILAIVFFVSVTITAFNEINPTVKADSFSSVEQQFDETVPKLMKKYNVPGTAVALVRKGEVDWVKGYGWADKSKEEAVTKDTVFQVASNSKSIAAWGVMKLVEKGKLDLDTPAERYLTRWHLPKTDYDNNEVTIRRILSHTAGLSQGGYAGYFPAEEVPSLENSLSGRVKGVKELKITKKPGKKYKYSGGGYTLLQLITEEVSGKPFSKYMKEEVLEPLGMMSSSYEWEPGLKTKTATPYDVSGNKMPNYLFAETAAAGLYTTAPDLARFVAANLDSDVNPAGRNVLKQSTLSVMRNPVKKDYGLGCIIKDLPDGRRLIYHGGTNRGWRSQYVFIPENRSGLVVLTNSENGENLHRDLMSLWAKWETGHYPDFRVKNILLRTLIRMISLALVLLMIVYIRKVLKSFSAGKRHFIFSGKHSLKRAFFISIVQAVALVAFLALWMIAFYTGVFYNGWTFASFAPSGFIWLTITVVLWSILLTVTSLTRKTDFHDTAVEIDAVETQQETNKF; encoded by the coding sequence TTGAGGTCAAAATCTAAATTGTTGCTGATACTGGCAATCGTATTTTTTGTATCAGTGACAATTACAGCATTCAATGAAATTAATCCAACGGTGAAGGCGGACAGCTTCAGCAGTGTGGAACAACAGTTTGATGAAACTGTTCCCAAACTGATGAAAAAGTATAATGTACCCGGGACAGCTGTAGCATTGGTAAGAAAAGGAGAAGTTGACTGGGTAAAAGGATATGGGTGGGCAGACAAGAGCAAGGAGGAAGCAGTAACAAAAGACACTGTATTCCAGGTAGCTTCCAATTCCAAGTCGATTGCAGCATGGGGAGTCATGAAGCTGGTAGAGAAAGGTAAACTGGATCTGGATACTCCGGCTGAAAGGTATTTGACCCGTTGGCATCTTCCAAAGACAGATTATGATAACAATGAGGTAACAATAAGAAGGATACTGAGCCATACTGCTGGACTTTCGCAAGGAGGCTATGCCGGATATTTTCCTGCTGAAGAAGTTCCCAGTCTGGAAAACTCGCTATCGGGAAGGGTAAAAGGGGTAAAGGAACTTAAGATAACAAAAAAACCCGGCAAAAAATATAAGTATTCCGGTGGAGGGTACACACTGTTACAGCTGATCACAGAAGAAGTTTCCGGAAAGCCGTTTTCTAAGTATATGAAAGAGGAAGTACTTGAACCACTTGGAATGATGAGCAGCTCTTATGAATGGGAGCCTGGATTGAAAACCAAAACAGCTACGCCATACGATGTATCAGGTAATAAAATGCCAAACTACCTATTTGCAGAAACTGCAGCTGCAGGATTATACACTACAGCTCCCGATCTTGCCAGGTTTGTAGCAGCAAATCTGGATAGTGATGTTAACCCGGCAGGAAGGAACGTATTGAAGCAGTCTACCCTGTCTGTTATGCGTAACCCTGTGAAAAAGGATTATGGCCTGGGGTGTATCATAAAAGATTTGCCGGATGGAAGAAGATTGATTTATCATGGGGGAACAAACAGGGGCTGGCGATCACAATATGTGTTTATTCCCGAAAACCGCAGTGGACTGGTTGTACTTACCAATAGTGAAAACGGAGAGAATCTGCACAGGGATCTGATGAGTTTGTGGGCCAAATGGGAAACGGGGCATTATCCTGATTTCAGAGTAAAGAATATACTGCTGAGAACTCTCATCCGCATGATTTCTCTTGCACTTGTTCTGCTAATGATAGTGTATATTAGAAAAGTTTTGAAGAGCTTTTCTGCAGGAAAAAGACATTTTATCTTCTCTGGCAAGCATAGCTTAAAGCGGGCTTTTTTCATATCAATTGTGCAAGCGGTTGCACTTGTGGCCTTTTTAGCGCTTTGGATGATTGCTTTTTACACAGGAGTATTTTATAACGGGTGGACATTTGCTTCTTTTGCACCCTCAGGCTTTATATGGTTAACAATAACTGTTGTTTTATGGAGTATTCTTCTGACTGTAACCAGTTTGACAAGAAAAACGGATTTCCATGATACAGCAGTTGAAATAGATGCTGTTGAAACGCAGCAGGAAACAAATAAATTTTAA
- a CDS encoding CPBP family glutamic-type intramembrane protease yields MKKYLKALVFVLVYIILPISINIGMLQLIKNVGWINSMRETTPTSAFLILDPVSITALLLLVKFVRKENPITFAKFKAISMTNGLICAGLGLALAMFTSSILKVDAFKSSVEPIGGSIDWIIGGNIILVILVTLINNFYKELCFRGLAFNEMSRVIPAGVALVVQATFYASELVYFQNPVSAVIYAFSGQLVFGIIYYFGGSIWSSFITQVCCTMGLILFKRTGLSGLFTSGSSLVLFIISILLTLIMLVVLYRVSKNQNSSKMTGLPSA; encoded by the coding sequence ATGAAAAAGTATTTGAAAGCGCTTGTGTTTGTACTGGTTTACATTATTCTTCCCATATCGATAAATATCGGTATGCTGCAGTTAATTAAGAATGTGGGATGGATTAACTCAATGAGAGAAACTACACCCACTTCTGCTTTCCTGATTTTAGACCCGGTATCGATTACTGCATTATTATTACTGGTAAAATTCGTAAGGAAGGAAAATCCCATTACATTTGCAAAATTTAAAGCTATTTCTATGACTAACGGACTGATATGTGCAGGGTTGGGTCTGGCATTAGCGATGTTTACAAGTTCCATTCTTAAGGTGGACGCCTTCAAGTCCAGTGTAGAGCCAATTGGTGGATCCATTGACTGGATAATAGGAGGTAACATTATACTTGTTATATTGGTAACCCTAATAAATAATTTTTATAAAGAGCTTTGTTTCAGAGGGCTTGCATTTAATGAAATGAGCAGAGTGATACCTGCTGGGGTTGCTCTGGTTGTCCAGGCAACATTTTATGCTTCAGAACTTGTTTATTTCCAAAATCCTGTTTCAGCAGTTATATATGCGTTCTCAGGCCAGCTTGTATTTGGAATAATATATTACTTTGGCGGTTCTATCTGGTCATCATTTATTACACAGGTTTGCTGTACCATGGGATTGATCTTATTCAAAAGAACAGGGCTAAGCGGACTATTTACAAGTGGAAGCTCACTTGTTCTGTTCATAATAAGTATCTTATTAACACTTATTATGCTTGTAGTACTATACAGAGTTAGTAAAAACCAGAACAGTAGTAAAATGACTGGTTTGCCGTCGGCTTAA
- the uvsE gene encoding UV DNA damage repair endonuclease UvsE, with product MKFRLGYVAMTLNLEDCSPSGTVTVATFNKLPDEEAKLYRLRKITRKNLENTLRILRYNKAYNIHVYRLTSKLIPLATHPLTDEWDYIGDFRDEFRELGDFIIENDFRISAHPDHYTLINSPTEKVLADSIKDLDYHVKIFEAMGMESSRYKLILHVGGLYRDKESSIKRFKENFERLPDRIRNRIILENDDKSFTAKDVLDMCKRLNIPMVLDVHHHTCANNGESLENMLGEIFSTWDNQYFNPKIHFSSPKSEKDFRSHADYIELSEFLKFLEIAKTVGRDFDVMLEAKSKDSALIQLSGQLGSIEGIKRINEAEFEII from the coding sequence ATGAAATTCCGGCTGGGCTATGTGGCAATGACACTAAACCTCGAAGATTGCTCACCTTCGGGAACGGTTACCGTTGCAACATTTAACAAGCTTCCAGATGAGGAGGCAAAACTCTACAGACTAAGAAAAATTACTAGAAAGAACCTTGAAAATACACTGAGAATACTACGCTACAACAAAGCTTATAATATTCATGTTTACAGACTGACATCAAAGCTGATACCACTGGCAACCCATCCCTTGACTGATGAATGGGATTATATTGGTGATTTCAGGGATGAATTCAGAGAATTAGGGGACTTTATCATAGAAAATGATTTCAGGATCAGTGCTCATCCTGACCACTATACGTTAATCAACTCTCCAACAGAAAAGGTTTTGGCTGATTCAATAAAGGATCTGGATTATCATGTGAAAATATTTGAAGCAATGGGCATGGAAAGCAGCCGATATAAACTGATTTTACATGTAGGAGGGTTGTATAGGGATAAGGAGAGTTCGATTAAGCGATTCAAGGAAAACTTTGAAAGACTTCCGGACAGGATAAGAAACAGAATAATACTTGAAAATGATGATAAATCTTTTACAGCCAAGGATGTTTTAGATATGTGCAAACGCTTGAACATACCAATGGTTCTGGATGTGCATCACCATACATGTGCAAATAATGGAGAAAGCCTGGAGAATATGCTGGGAGAAATTTTTAGTACATGGGACAATCAATATTTCAACCCGAAGATACATTTTTCCAGTCCGAAATCTGAGAAGGACTTCAGGAGCCATGCTGACTATATAGAATTGAGTGAGTTCCTGAAATTTCTCGAAATTGCAAAGACGGTCGGAAGGGATTTTGATGTCATGCTGGAAGCGAAAAGCAAGGATAGTGCGCTTATACAGCTGTCAGGACAATTAGGGAGTATAGAAGGCATAAAACGAATAAATGAGGCCGAGTTTGAAATAATATAG